One window of the Phycodurus eques isolate BA_2022a chromosome 7, UOR_Pequ_1.1, whole genome shotgun sequence genome contains the following:
- the daw1 gene encoding dynein assembly factor with WD repeat domains 1 isoform X2, with the protein MRLKRFLLRYYPPGIILEYDKGGLLRTKSIDLLDLTTETNPDELLKEIMESEPLISESRAEQVKKLIIRLQQKQSQDDHDRFCFSKELKAHILPLTNVAFDKSGSRFLTGSYDRTCRIWDTASGTELRALEGHRNVVYAIAFNNPFGDKIATGSFDKTCKLWCAETGKCFYTFRGHMAEIGHTAEVLSLCFNSIGNQLVTGSFDHTVIIWDVASGRCVYTLTGHQAEISNVQFNWDCSLIVTGSMDKTGKVWDAGSGSCVATLVGHKEEVLDVCFDLRGQLIATASADGTARVFSASTHQCLTTLEGHEGEISKICFSPQGSKVLTASSDKTARLWDVQSGVCLQVLEGHTDEIFSCAFNYEGDTIITGSKDNTCRIWC; encoded by the exons ATGAGACTCAAGAGGTTTCTTCTCAGATATTACCCACCAG GTATAATCCTGGAATATGACAAAGGAGGCCTTTTGAGGACTAAATCCATCGACCTTTTGGATCTGACAACAGA aACCAACCCAGATGAGTTATTGAAAGAGATCATGGAATCAGAGCCTCTCATCTCAGAGTCCCGAGCTGAGCAAGTAAAAAAGCTCATCATTCGACTCCAACAGAAACAGAGCCAAGATGACCACGACAGGTTCTGTTTTTCCAAG gaGCTGAAAGCGCACATACTGCCTCTGACTAATGTTGCATTTGACAAATCAGGGTCAAG GTTTCTAACTGGGAGCTACGACAGAACATGTCGTATTTGGGACACCGCCTCCGGCACTGAGCTGCGCGCACTGGAGGGCCACAGAAATGTGGTGTATGCCATCGCATTCAACAACCCCTTTGG AGACAAGATTGCCACTGGTTCTTTCGATAAGACCTGTAAGCTGTGGTGTGCTGAGACGGGAAAATGCTTCTATACGTTTCGCGGCCATATGGCTGAAATA GGTCACACTGCAGAGGTCCTCTCCTTGTGCTTCAACTCGATCGGCAATCAGCTTGTGACTGGCTCCTTCGACCACACCGTTATTATTTGGGATGTCGCTTCAGGAAG ATGTGTCTACACCTTGACGGGCCACCAGGCAGAGATCAGCAATGTTCAGTTCAACTGGGATTGCTCACTTATAGTCACAGGCTCCATGGATAAAACAGGCAAG gtgtGGGACGCAGGCAGTGGCAGTTGTGTGGCCACCCTCGTTGGACACAAAGAGGAGGTTCTGGATGTGTGTTTTGATTTACGGGGTCAACTCATTGCTACAGCCTCTGCCGATG GCACTGCCAGAGTGTTCAGTGCATCCACACACCAGTGCCTGACAACACTTGAGGGCCATGAGGGAGAGATCTCCAAG ATCTGCTTCAGTCCTCAGGGCAGCAAGGTTCTGACTGCCAGCTCAGACAAGACAGCTCGTTTGTGGGACGTCCAGTCTGGGGTCTGCCTCCAGGTTCTAGAGGGCCACACTGACGAAATCTTCTCCTGTGCGTTCAACTACGAAGGCGACACCATCATCACAG GCAGCAAGGACAACACGTGCCGGATCTGGTGCTGA
- the daw1 gene encoding dynein assembly factor with WD repeat domains 1 isoform X1, producing MRLKRFLLRYYPPGIILEYDKGGLLRTKSIDLLDLTTETNPDELLKEIMESEPLISESRAEQVKKLIIRLQQKQSQDDHDRFCFSKELKAHILPLTNVAFDKSGSRFLTGSYDRTCRIWDTASGTELRALEGHRNVVYAIAFNNPFGDKIATGSFDKTCKLWCAETGKCFYTFRGHMAEIVCLAFNPQSTLVATGSMDATAKLWEVETGREVATLAGHTAEVLSLCFNSIGNQLVTGSFDHTVIIWDVASGRCVYTLTGHQAEISNVQFNWDCSLIVTGSMDKTGKVWDAGSGSCVATLVGHKEEVLDVCFDLRGQLIATASADGTARVFSASTHQCLTTLEGHEGEISKICFSPQGSKVLTASSDKTARLWDVQSGVCLQVLEGHTDEIFSCAFNYEGDTIITGSKDNTCRIWC from the exons ATGAGACTCAAGAGGTTTCTTCTCAGATATTACCCACCAG GTATAATCCTGGAATATGACAAAGGAGGCCTTTTGAGGACTAAATCCATCGACCTTTTGGATCTGACAACAGA aACCAACCCAGATGAGTTATTGAAAGAGATCATGGAATCAGAGCCTCTCATCTCAGAGTCCCGAGCTGAGCAAGTAAAAAAGCTCATCATTCGACTCCAACAGAAACAGAGCCAAGATGACCACGACAGGTTCTGTTTTTCCAAG gaGCTGAAAGCGCACATACTGCCTCTGACTAATGTTGCATTTGACAAATCAGGGTCAAG GTTTCTAACTGGGAGCTACGACAGAACATGTCGTATTTGGGACACCGCCTCCGGCACTGAGCTGCGCGCACTGGAGGGCCACAGAAATGTGGTGTATGCCATCGCATTCAACAACCCCTTTGG AGACAAGATTGCCACTGGTTCTTTCGATAAGACCTGTAAGCTGTGGTGTGCTGAGACGGGAAAATGCTTCTATACGTTTCGCGGCCATATGGCTGAAATA GTGTGTCTGGCATTCAACCCTCAGAGTACACTAGTGGCCACAGGCAGCATGGATGCCACCGCCAAACTGTGGGAAGTGGAGACCGGGCGGGAGGTGGCCACGCTCGCT GGTCACACTGCAGAGGTCCTCTCCTTGTGCTTCAACTCGATCGGCAATCAGCTTGTGACTGGCTCCTTCGACCACACCGTTATTATTTGGGATGTCGCTTCAGGAAG ATGTGTCTACACCTTGACGGGCCACCAGGCAGAGATCAGCAATGTTCAGTTCAACTGGGATTGCTCACTTATAGTCACAGGCTCCATGGATAAAACAGGCAAG gtgtGGGACGCAGGCAGTGGCAGTTGTGTGGCCACCCTCGTTGGACACAAAGAGGAGGTTCTGGATGTGTGTTTTGATTTACGGGGTCAACTCATTGCTACAGCCTCTGCCGATG GCACTGCCAGAGTGTTCAGTGCATCCACACACCAGTGCCTGACAACACTTGAGGGCCATGAGGGAGAGATCTCCAAG ATCTGCTTCAGTCCTCAGGGCAGCAAGGTTCTGACTGCCAGCTCAGACAAGACAGCTCGTTTGTGGGACGTCCAGTCTGGGGTCTGCCTCCAGGTTCTAGAGGGCCACACTGACGAAATCTTCTCCTGTGCGTTCAACTACGAAGGCGACACCATCATCACAG GCAGCAAGGACAACACGTGCCGGATCTGGTGCTGA
- the daw1 gene encoding dynein assembly factor with WD repeat domains 1 isoform X3 — protein MRLKRFLLRYYPPGIILEYDKGGLLRTKSIDLLDLTTETNPDELLKEIMESEPLISESRAEQVKKLIIRLQQKQSQDDHDRFCFSKELKAHILPLTNVAFDKSGSRFLTGSYDRTCRIWDTASGTELRALEGHRNVVYAIAFNNPFGDKIATGSFDKTCKLWCAETGKCFYTFRGHMAEIVCLAFNPQSTLVATGSMDATAKLWEVETGREVATLAGHTAEVLSLCFNSIGNQLVTGSFDHTVIIWDVASGRCVYTLTGHQAEISNVQFNWDCSLIVTGSMDKTGKVWDAGSGSCVATLVGHKEEVLDVCFDLRGQLIATASADDAVSQIIARCIINFHPSIF, from the exons ATGAGACTCAAGAGGTTTCTTCTCAGATATTACCCACCAG GTATAATCCTGGAATATGACAAAGGAGGCCTTTTGAGGACTAAATCCATCGACCTTTTGGATCTGACAACAGA aACCAACCCAGATGAGTTATTGAAAGAGATCATGGAATCAGAGCCTCTCATCTCAGAGTCCCGAGCTGAGCAAGTAAAAAAGCTCATCATTCGACTCCAACAGAAACAGAGCCAAGATGACCACGACAGGTTCTGTTTTTCCAAG gaGCTGAAAGCGCACATACTGCCTCTGACTAATGTTGCATTTGACAAATCAGGGTCAAG GTTTCTAACTGGGAGCTACGACAGAACATGTCGTATTTGGGACACCGCCTCCGGCACTGAGCTGCGCGCACTGGAGGGCCACAGAAATGTGGTGTATGCCATCGCATTCAACAACCCCTTTGG AGACAAGATTGCCACTGGTTCTTTCGATAAGACCTGTAAGCTGTGGTGTGCTGAGACGGGAAAATGCTTCTATACGTTTCGCGGCCATATGGCTGAAATA GTGTGTCTGGCATTCAACCCTCAGAGTACACTAGTGGCCACAGGCAGCATGGATGCCACCGCCAAACTGTGGGAAGTGGAGACCGGGCGGGAGGTGGCCACGCTCGCT GGTCACACTGCAGAGGTCCTCTCCTTGTGCTTCAACTCGATCGGCAATCAGCTTGTGACTGGCTCCTTCGACCACACCGTTATTATTTGGGATGTCGCTTCAGGAAG ATGTGTCTACACCTTGACGGGCCACCAGGCAGAGATCAGCAATGTTCAGTTCAACTGGGATTGCTCACTTATAGTCACAGGCTCCATGGATAAAACAGGCAAG gtgtGGGACGCAGGCAGTGGCAGTTGTGTGGCCACCCTCGTTGGACACAAAGAGGAGGTTCTGGATGTGTGTTTTGATTTACGGGGTCAACTCATTGCTACAGCCTCTGCCGATG ATGCAGTGTCCCAAATAATTGCCAGGTGCATCatcaacttccatccatccattttctga
- the slc19a3b gene encoding solute carrier family 19 member 3b has protein sequence MGCWAELKSSDWGFPTAVLSLYGFFANCRIAEPFLTPYLIGPYKNISEEVVTNYLYPIWTYSYLAFLFPVFLLTDFLRHKPLIVVQGLFLVSNYVLLCFAPGLLAMVFLEIHYAVVTATEVAYFSYIYSVISLENYQRATGYLRSAMLFGYTFGAGLGQVLVSLAGLDYFDINAITLGTTSVAFLISFWLPRPRRSMFFKGRKTVAWVRQSQRELPGRTDRPDETVSDEEEASPGKHKMERHGNAGWCSRKNVFSAGHLLWQSFRESYSSRHLIYWSLWWALATAGYMQILNYIQLMWDHLAPSATSSVYNGGVEAACSLVGAAAAFSVGYIKVNWSVWGELALGLFSAIGTGAVFLIVLTSNIWACYAGYALFKSCYMLLITITTFQIAVNLSMECYALTFGINTFVALSLQTIMTLIFVDGATLGLDIVTQFIIYGAYHAVISVLFLIRGTYTACTKRHTPEPPDNKQKESVGEHVEVIHEEPF, from the exons ATGGGCTGCTGGGCCGAGCTGAAGTCCTCCGACTGGGGTTTTCCTACCGCAGTCCTGTCACTCTATGGGTTTTTTGCCAACTGCAGAATTGCAGAGCCTTTTCTCACGCCATACTTAATTGGACCTTATAAGAACATCTCAGAAGAAGTG GTGACCAACTATCTCTATCCCATATGGACATACTCCTACCTGGCCTTCCTTTTCCCCGTTTTCCTGCTCACCGACTTCCTGAGGCACAAACCACTGATTGTGGTGCAGGGGCTCTTCCTGGTCTCCAACTATGTCCTACTCTGCTTTGCCCCTGGACTGCTTGCCATGGTCTTCCTTGAG ATTCATTATGCTGTTGTGACTGCCACGGAGGTGGCCTACTTTTCTTACATTTACAGCGTGATTTCCCTTGAGAATTACCAAAGAGCCACTGGTTACCTTCGCAGTGCCATGCTTTTCGGCTACACATTTGGTGCCGGGCTGGGACAAGTTCTCGTCTCTTTAGCAg GTTTGGACTACTTCGACATCAATGCCATCACTCTGGGCACTACAAGCGTGGCTTTTCTCATCTCTTTCTGGTTGCCGAGGCCTCGGAGGAGCATGTTCTTCAAAGGGAGGAAGACCGTAGCTTGGGTCCGACAGTCCCAGCGGGAGCTGCCCGGGAGAACGGACAGACCTGATGAAACGGTGTCGGATGAGGAGGAAGCTAGCCCCGGGAAACACAAGATGGAGCGTCATGGCAACGCTGGCTGGTGCAGCAGGAAAAATGTGTTCAGTGCGGGTCATTTACTGTGGCAAAGCTTCAGGGAGTCCTACTCGTCAAG ACATTTGATCTATTGGTCCCTGTGGTGGGCTCTGGCCACGGCTGGATATATGCAAATACTCAACTATATCCAACTAATGTGGGACCACCTTGCGCCATCTGCCACGTCTTCGGTTTACAATGGTGGTGTAGAAGCTGCATGCTCACTTGTTG GTGCTGCAGCAGCTTTCTCAGTGGGTTACATCAAGGTGAACTGGTCTGTGTGGGGAGAGCTGGCATTAGGTTTGTTTTCAGCCATCGGTACCGGCGCTGTGTTCCTGATTGTGCTCACCAGCAATATTTGGGCCTGCTATGCTGGCTATGCCCTGTTTAAATCATGCTACATGCTGCTCATCACCATCACAAC atttcagattgCCGTCAATCTCTCCATGGAGTGCTACGCTCTGACGTTCGGCATCAACACATTTGTGGCCCTCTCCCTGCAGACCATTATGACACTTATTTTTGTTGATGGAGCTACATTAGGACTGGACATTGTGACACAG TTCATCATTTACGGGGCCTACCATGCTGTCATCTCCGTGCTCTTTTTGATTCGAGGGACCTACACTGCTTGTACAAAGCGACACACTCCAGAGCCGCCAGATAACAAGCAAAAGGAGTCAGTCGGAGAACACGTGGAGGTCATCCATGAGGAACCGTTCTGA